The following coding sequences are from one Ruminococcus flavefaciens AE3010 window:
- a CDS encoding maltose acetyltransferase domain-containing protein, with protein sequence MTEKEKQQAGELYFANDRELFMERIKAKKLCAEYNAVECNDFQKRERILDRLVALRGDNTVIEPNFFCDYGYNIVMGDNFYANHNLVILDCADVVFGDNVFIGPNCGFYTAEHPIDANLRNQGLESAKPIKVGSNVWIGGGVTVIGGVTIGDNAVIGAGSVVTKDIPANCVAAGNPCALVRTLEASEMADVAEKPAGEISATVPKKPAPEEKPKSRRLEIHLVDEK encoded by the coding sequence ATGACCGAAAAAGAAAAACAGCAGGCAGGAGAGCTTTATTTTGCCAATGACAGAGAGCTTTTCATGGAGAGGATCAAGGCTAAGAAGCTCTGTGCCGAGTACAACGCCGTTGAATGCAACGACTTCCAGAAAAGGGAAAGGATACTGGACAGACTTGTGGCTCTGAGAGGCGATAATACTGTTATCGAGCCTAATTTCTTCTGCGATTACGGCTATAACATCGTTATGGGAGACAATTTCTACGCAAATCACAATCTTGTTATACTTGACTGCGCCGACGTAGTCTTCGGCGATAATGTCTTTATCGGTCCAAACTGCGGCTTCTACACCGCAGAGCACCCTATAGACGCAAACCTGAGAAATCAGGGACTTGAATCCGCAAAGCCCATAAAGGTTGGCAGCAATGTCTGGATAGGCGGCGGAGTTACCGTTATCGGCGGAGTTACTATCGGTGACAATGCGGTCATCGGAGCAGGCAGCGTGGTCACAAAGGATATCCCCGCAAACTGCGTGGCAGCAGGCAATCCATGCGCTCTCGTAAGAACGCTGGAGGCTTCCGAGATGGCTGACGTGGCTGAAAAGCCTGCGGGAGAGATTTCCGCGACTGTCCCGAAGAAGCCGGCTCCCGAGGAAAAACCCAAGTCAAGGAGACTGGAGATACATCTTGTTGACGAGAAATAA
- a CDS encoding alpha/beta fold hydrolase — MIKTVNGLKINYEEKGEGDLIVLLHGWGSNITLFANMMELLSKKYKVVAMDMPGFGKSDEPKEVWDVSSYVQFVIDFLKDYDAKEVMLLGHSFGGRVIIKMHSRNDLPFKVTKVILVDSAGIMPPKSNKKTWRTRYYKMGKTVLSWGIVKKLFPDALENFRKKMGSADYAAASPMMRQVMVKVVNEDLEPYLPNIKAPTLLVWGVNDTATPLSDGEKMEKLIPDAGLVKLENAGHYSFLEQQFTFNRVMCSFLKIEE; from the coding sequence TTGATAAAAACAGTAAACGGTTTGAAGATAAACTACGAGGAAAAGGGCGAGGGCGACCTCATCGTACTGCTTCACGGCTGGGGCAGCAATATAACCCTTTTCGCCAATATGATGGAGCTCCTCTCCAAGAAGTACAAGGTCGTGGCTATGGATATGCCGGGCTTTGGCAAGAGCGACGAGCCAAAGGAAGTATGGGACGTGAGCTCCTATGTGCAGTTCGTCATCGACTTCCTCAAGGACTATGACGCAAAAGAGGTAATGCTTCTCGGTCACAGCTTCGGCGGACGTGTCATCATAAAAATGCACAGCCGCAATGACCTGCCATTCAAGGTGACAAAGGTCATTCTTGTGGACAGCGCAGGCATCATGCCGCCAAAGTCGAACAAAAAGACATGGCGCACACGCTACTACAAAATGGGCAAGACTGTCCTTTCGTGGGGCATAGTTAAGAAGCTCTTCCCCGACGCGCTGGAGAACTTCCGCAAGAAAATGGGCAGTGCAGACTACGCCGCAGCTTCGCCCATGATGAGACAGGTCATGGTCAAGGTGGTAAACGAGGACTTGGAGCCCTACCTGCCCAATATCAAGGCGCCAACGCTGCTTGTATGGGGCGTGAACGATACTGCTACTCCGCTGTCTGACGGCGAGAAAATGGAGAAGCTCATACCCGACGCAGGTCTTGTAAAGCTTGAAAACGCAGGACATTATTCCTTCCTCGAACAGCAGTTCACGTTTAACCGCGTGATGTGCTCGTTCCTCAAAATAGAAGAATAA
- a CDS encoding sulfide/dihydroorotate dehydrogenase-like FAD/NAD-binding protein, which produces MFEILEKKSLNPTVTLMRINAPKVARKAEPGQFIILRTDADGERIPLTIADFDRSSGSVTIIFQIVGATTEKLNHLNEGDCLQDFVGPLGRATETEGLKKVAVVGGGVGCAIAYPVAKKLHELGVEVHSIVGFRNKDLVILEDEFKASSSKFVLMSDDGSAGEKGLVTDALKKLIDSGEKYDRVITIGPLIMMKFVCKLTKEYGVPTVASMNPIMIDGTGMCGGCRLTVGGETKFACVDGPEFDGHLIDFDEAMARGAMYKPFERHAYEEACNLFKEVK; this is translated from the coding sequence ATGTTTGAAATTCTTGAAAAGAAAAGTCTCAACCCAACTGTTACCCTTATGCGCATAAACGCTCCCAAGGTAGCAAGAAAGGCTGAGCCGGGACAGTTCATTATTTTAAGAACAGACGCTGACGGCGAGCGTATCCCGCTCACTATAGCTGATTTCGACCGCAGCAGCGGTTCTGTAACTATCATTTTCCAGATAGTAGGCGCTACTACCGAAAAGCTCAATCACCTTAACGAGGGCGACTGCTTGCAGGACTTCGTTGGTCCTCTGGGCAGAGCTACAGAGACAGAGGGCCTCAAAAAGGTAGCCGTAGTCGGCGGCGGTGTTGGCTGTGCTATCGCTTACCCTGTTGCAAAGAAGCTCCACGAGCTGGGTGTTGAGGTACACTCAATAGTTGGTTTCAGAAATAAGGATCTCGTTATCCTCGAGGACGAATTCAAGGCTTCAAGCTCCAAGTTCGTGCTCATGAGCGACGACGGCAGCGCAGGTGAAAAGGGACTGGTAACAGACGCTCTCAAAAAGCTCATCGACAGCGGCGAGAAGTACGACAGAGTTATCACTATCGGTCCTCTTATCATGATGAAGTTCGTCTGTAAGCTCACTAAGGAGTACGGTGTGCCCACTGTTGCTTCCATGAACCCCATAATGATCGACGGCACAGGTATGTGCGGCGGCTGTCGTCTGACAGTAGGCGGCGAGACAAAGTTCGCCTGCGTTGACGGCCCCGAGTTCGACGGTCATCTCATAGACTTCGACGAGGCTATGGCAAGAGGTGCTATGTATAAGCCCTTTGAGCGCCATGCTTATGAGGAAGCCTGCAATCTGTTCAAGGAGGTAAAGTGA
- the gltA gene encoding NADPH-dependent glutamate synthase has protein sequence MANMSATRNEMPVQAPDVRNKNFSEVALGYTEEQAIDEAKRCLNCKNKPCSTGCPVQIDIPAFIAQVAEGNFAEAYKIITKSSSLPAVCGRVCPQETQCESKCVRGIKGEPVAIGRLERFVADWHNAQPETVPEIPAKNGHKAAVIGSGPSGLACAGDLAKKGYDVTIFEALHVAGGVLSYGIPEFRLPKSIVQKEIGGLKALGVKVETNTVVGKTISVDELMNEEGFESVFIGSGAGLPRFMNIPGENLNGVYSANEFLTRINLMKAYKEGSATPIKAGTKAVIVGGGNVAMDAARCAKRLGAEVYIVYRRTEAELPARAEEVEHAKEEGIIFKFLTNPIEIQATEDGWVKSVHCQQMELSEPDASGRAKPVPIEGAFVDIEADCVIMSIGTSPNPLIKSTTAGLDTQKWGGIIADEDGLTSKEGVYAGGDAVTGAATVILAMGAGKKAAAAMDEYMQKK, from the coding sequence ATGGCTAATATGTCCGCAACAAGAAACGAGATGCCTGTACAGGCTCCCGACGTAAGAAACAAGAATTTCAGCGAGGTAGCTCTCGGATATACCGAGGAGCAGGCTATCGACGAGGCTAAGAGATGCCTTAACTGCAAGAACAAGCCCTGCTCAACAGGCTGTCCCGTACAGATAGATATCCCTGCATTTATCGCTCAGGTGGCTGAGGGTAATTTCGCAGAGGCTTACAAGATAATCACAAAGTCAAGCTCTCTCCCTGCTGTATGCGGCAGAGTATGTCCGCAGGAGACACAGTGCGAGAGCAAGTGCGTAAGAGGAATCAAGGGCGAGCCCGTTGCTATCGGACGCCTTGAGCGCTTCGTTGCCGACTGGCACAATGCACAGCCCGAGACAGTTCCCGAGATACCTGCAAAGAACGGTCACAAGGCAGCTGTTATCGGTTCGGGTCCTTCAGGTCTTGCCTGCGCAGGCGACCTTGCAAAGAAAGGCTATGACGTTACTATATTTGAGGCTCTCCACGTTGCAGGCGGAGTTCTCTCTTACGGTATCCCTGAGTTCAGACTTCCAAAGTCTATCGTTCAGAAGGAGATCGGCGGCCTCAAGGCTCTGGGCGTAAAGGTGGAGACAAATACAGTAGTCGGCAAGACTATCTCAGTTGACGAGCTCATGAATGAAGAGGGCTTCGAGTCTGTATTCATCGGCTCGGGCGCAGGTCTCCCGAGATTTATGAATATCCCCGGCGAGAATCTCAACGGCGTATACTCAGCTAACGAGTTCCTCACACGTATCAACCTCATGAAAGCCTACAAGGAGGGCAGCGCTACTCCTATCAAGGCAGGCACAAAGGCTGTTATCGTAGGCGGCGGAAACGTTGCTATGGACGCAGCTCGCTGCGCTAAGAGACTGGGCGCTGAGGTATACATCGTATACAGACGTACAGAGGCTGAGCTTCCCGCAAGAGCAGAGGAAGTAGAGCACGCTAAGGAAGAGGGCATCATCTTCAAGTTTCTCACCAATCCTATTGAGATACAGGCTACAGAGGACGGCTGGGTAAAGAGCGTTCACTGCCAGCAGATGGAGCTCTCGGAGCCTGACGCTTCGGGCAGAGCTAAGCCTGTTCCGATCGAGGGCGCATTCGTTGACATCGAGGCTGACTGCGTTATCATGTCTATCGGTACTTCGCCAAATCCACTTATCAAGTCCACTACAGCAGGTCTTGACACTCAGAAGTGGGGCGGCATCATCGCTGATGAGGACGGTCTTACCTCCAAGGAGGGCGTTTACGCAGGCGGCGACGCTGTAACAGGCGCTGCTACAGTTATCCTCGCTATGGGCGCAGGCAAAAAGGCTGCCGCAGCTATGGACGAGTATATGCAGAAAAAATGA
- a CDS encoding LysR family transcriptional regulator, whose product MNTLHFKYAVEIEKTRSITQAAENLYMAQPNLSKAIKELESTLGITIFRRTSKGVIPTDQGIKFLEYAKQILIQIDNMEAIHSPDKPKNSRLRISVPRTGYISKAFSEYIASLNAPEDMEIFFCETNSLRTIENVRENGYDFGVIRFNTAHEKYFTDFLAEKNLDSKLLWEFEMLAVMSAEHPAAGADSITYSDLSCNYTELGQGDDAVPYVSGAVEKLYASNRPADVPVRKVCMYDRGSALDFLLTVPQAFMLDSPMPASLCGKYGLVQRKCAFPDNSFKDLLIYTSGHKLSENELKLVNRLYEVRNESAFAEYK is encoded by the coding sequence ATGAATACACTGCACTTCAAATACGCTGTTGAGATCGAAAAAACACGTTCTATCACTCAGGCTGCGGAAAATCTCTACATGGCTCAGCCAAATCTGAGCAAGGCTATCAAGGAACTGGAAAGCACCCTCGGCATCACTATATTCAGACGTACCTCAAAGGGCGTTATCCCCACGGATCAGGGTATAAAATTCCTTGAATATGCCAAGCAGATACTTATACAGATAGACAATATGGAGGCTATACACTCCCCCGACAAGCCGAAAAACAGCCGTCTGCGCATATCCGTGCCCAGAACGGGCTATATCTCCAAGGCTTTTTCGGAGTACATAGCTTCGCTGAATGCTCCCGAGGATATGGAGATATTCTTCTGCGAGACCAACTCACTGAGAACTATCGAGAATGTCCGCGAAAACGGCTATGATTTCGGAGTTATCCGCTTCAATACCGCCCACGAGAAGTACTTCACGGACTTCCTTGCCGAGAAGAATCTGGACAGCAAGCTCCTCTGGGAGTTCGAGATGCTGGCGGTAATGTCTGCGGAGCACCCTGCGGCGGGAGCTGACAGCATAACCTATTCCGACCTTTCCTGCAATTACACCGAGCTTGGACAGGGAGACGACGCTGTGCCCTATGTTTCGGGAGCTGTGGAGAAGCTCTACGCTTCAAACCGTCCTGCGGACGTTCCTGTGAGAAAGGTGTGCATGTACGACCGCGGAAGCGCTCTGGACTTCCTGCTGACAGTGCCTCAGGCGTTCATGCTTGATTCGCCTATGCCTGCCAGTCTCTGCGGTAAGTACGGACTGGTGCAGAGAAAGTGTGCCTTCCCCGACAACAGCTTCAAGGACCTGCTCATATATACCTCGGGACACAAGCTCTCGGAAAATGAGCTGAAGCTGGTGAACCGTCTGTACGAGGTAAGAAATGAGAGTGCCTTTGCAGAGTACAAGTGA
- a CDS encoding D-alanine--D-alanine ligase family protein — protein MKINLAVLFGGRSVEHEVSVISAVQAMASINKEKYNIIPVYMTKKSEFWTGEKLMDINSFKDIPALLKECTECVFVRSEGKVQLIRQKMKKFGSNVISDIDVAFPIVHGTNVEDGALQGYLQTLDLPYVGCDVLASAIGMDKFVMKILLKDAGFPVLDCCRFSSYEINDMDRMVAEVEKKFGYPVIVKPINLGSSVGISKGKDRDSLIKSIEEAFEFADRILIEPCVVQLKEINCAVAGDSESAEASVCEEPVQASGDDILSYDQKYVGGGKGGSKGMATLKRKIPADITPEQDEFIRKTAVDAFRYLGLNGVTRIDFMIDMATDKVYINEINTIPGSLAFYLWEPKGVKYTELLERLIQLALKRYRQGEKISYTFDTNILSMGGSFGSKGSKR, from the coding sequence ATGAAGATCAATCTTGCAGTTCTTTTCGGCGGAAGAAGCGTTGAGCACGAGGTATCCGTTATCTCGGCAGTTCAGGCTATGGCAAGCATCAATAAGGAAAAATACAACATTATCCCTGTCTATATGACTAAAAAGAGCGAATTCTGGACAGGCGAAAAGCTCATGGATATCAACAGCTTCAAGGATATCCCTGCACTTCTCAAAGAGTGTACCGAGTGCGTATTTGTACGCAGCGAGGGCAAAGTCCAGCTTATCCGTCAGAAGATGAAAAAGTTCGGCTCCAATGTCATTTCCGATATCGACGTGGCATTTCCTATCGTTCACGGCACCAATGTTGAGGACGGCGCATTGCAGGGCTATCTCCAGACCCTCGACCTGCCCTATGTAGGCTGTGACGTACTGGCTTCCGCGATCGGTATGGATAAATTCGTGATGAAGATACTCCTTAAAGACGCAGGCTTCCCCGTACTGGACTGCTGCCGTTTCTCCTCATATGAGATAAACGACATGGACAGAATGGTGGCAGAGGTGGAGAAGAAGTTCGGCTACCCTGTTATCGTTAAGCCTATCAACCTCGGTTCCAGCGTTGGTATCTCCAAGGGTAAGGACAGAGACAGCCTTATCAAGTCTATCGAGGAGGCTTTTGAGTTCGCTGACCGTATCCTCATCGAGCCCTGCGTTGTACAGCTCAAGGAGATAAACTGCGCCGTTGCAGGCGACAGTGAGTCCGCAGAGGCTTCCGTATGCGAGGAGCCTGTTCAGGCAAGCGGCGACGATATCCTCAGCTACGACCAGAAGTACGTCGGCGGCGGCAAGGGCGGCAGCAAGGGTATGGCTACATTAAAGAGAAAGATACCTGCTGATATCACTCCCGAGCAGGACGAATTCATCAGAAAGACTGCTGTTGACGCATTCCGCTATCTGGGACTCAACGGCGTTACACGTATAGACTTTATGATAGATATGGCGACCGACAAGGTCTACATCAACGAGATAAATACTATCCCGGGCTCACTGGCATTCTATCTCTGGGAGCCCAAGGGCGTTAAGTACACAGAGCTTCTGGAAAGACTTATCCAGCTTGCTCTCAAACGCTACAGACAGGGTGAGAAGATAAGCTACACCTTTGATACCAATATCCTTTCTATGGGAGGAAGCTTCGGCTCAAAGGGCAGCAAGCGCTGA
- a CDS encoding UDP-N-acetylmuramoyl-tripeptide--D-alanyl-D-alanine ligase produces MNIVLFVIYAVIALTATVFLGLREFHMLQLNGYKTPEHSRWMKKNKKRYIPNCLMLILSAILLFLSPVINTLDPVKAQKLGDPVYVSAAGTITLILLIVLMLFYLGIILANKPGKKFKKPLVYTARMKRMMITFGILIAAVFVGAFFSAARLHTIDTDGEAEKLLRFRTNMPFFLVNLGVCLTPILVPLSNLINKPVEKAVQNWYINDAKRILSECPTLHKVGITGSYGKTSMKFYLDELLNSQYNTLKTPESFNTPMGVTITIRRDLKPTHEYFICEMGARRVHEIKELCGIADPHDGIITSVGPQHLETFGSIENVVNTKFELADHVKAKGGKIYLNGDNELIRKKAPEYPNAVLYGLQEGNHYRGTDISVSDRGTEFTVTAPDGETQRFSMKLLGEHNVQNVLGAIAYAHGTGISLDKLTLPVKRIAAVPHRLQLLDKGGNMTFIDDAYNSNPSGCRAALDVLGLFDACRILVTPGMVELGAKQEELNFEFGQEAAKACDHIVLVGKAQTVPIYNGIKDAGYDMDNVFVADSLNEALAHVNAYQTDKKKIVLLENDLPDNY; encoded by the coding sequence ATGAATATAGTTCTATTTGTGATATATGCGGTCATTGCGCTGACGGCAACGGTATTCCTCGGACTGAGGGAGTTCCATATGCTCCAGCTCAACGGCTACAAGACTCCCGAGCACTCACGCTGGATGAAAAAGAACAAAAAGCGGTATATCCCCAACTGCCTGATGCTTATCCTTTCGGCAATACTGCTGTTCCTTTCGCCCGTGATAAACACACTTGACCCCGTAAAGGCTCAGAAGCTCGGCGACCCCGTATATGTATCGGCTGCGGGAACGATAACGCTTATACTTCTGATAGTGCTGATGCTCTTTTATCTTGGCATCATACTTGCCAACAAGCCGGGCAAGAAGTTCAAGAAGCCCCTTGTGTACACAGCACGTATGAAGCGCATGATGATAACCTTCGGCATACTCATTGCAGCTGTTTTCGTGGGAGCTTTCTTCTCGGCAGCAAGACTCCACACTATTGATACAGACGGCGAGGCGGAAAAGCTTCTGCGCTTCCGTACAAATATGCCGTTTTTCCTTGTTAATCTCGGAGTATGCCTCACACCCATACTTGTTCCCCTTTCCAACCTGATAAACAAGCCCGTGGAAAAGGCGGTGCAGAACTGGTACATCAACGACGCAAAGCGCATACTTTCCGAGTGTCCCACTCTCCATAAGGTGGGTATCACGGGAAGCTACGGCAAGACCAGCATGAAGTTCTACCTTGACGAGCTTCTCAATTCCCAGTACAACACACTGAAAACCCCCGAGAGCTTCAATACTCCCATGGGAGTTACAATAACCATTCGCCGCGACTTAAAGCCCACTCACGAATACTTCATCTGCGAAATGGGCGCGAGACGAGTTCACGAAATCAAGGAGCTCTGCGGCATTGCAGACCCACACGACGGTATCATCACCTCCGTAGGTCCTCAGCACTTGGAGACCTTCGGTTCTATCGAGAACGTGGTGAATACCAAGTTCGAGCTTGCTGACCACGTAAAGGCAAAGGGCGGCAAGATATACCTCAACGGCGACAACGAGCTTATCCGCAAGAAAGCTCCCGAGTACCCCAATGCGGTGCTCTACGGACTTCAGGAGGGCAACCACTACCGCGGTACTGATATATCCGTTTCCGACAGAGGTACGGAGTTCACGGTAACTGCTCCCGACGGCGAGACACAGCGTTTCTCAATGAAGCTCCTCGGTGAGCACAATGTTCAGAACGTCCTCGGAGCTATCGCCTATGCTCACGGTACGGGCATATCTCTTGATAAGCTGACTCTCCCCGTGAAGCGTATCGCCGCAGTTCCCCACAGATTGCAGCTCCTCGACAAGGGCGGCAATATGACCTTTATCGACGACGCATACAACTCAAATCCCAGCGGCTGCCGAGCAGCTCTTGATGTACTGGGACTTTTCGACGCCTGCCGCATACTGGTAACTCCGGGTATGGTAGAGCTTGGCGCAAAGCAGGAGGAGCTGAACTTCGAGTTCGGTCAGGAGGCTGCTAAGGCTTGCGATCACATAGTTCTGGTGGGCAAGGCACAGACGGTTCCTATTTATAACGGTATCAAGGACGCAGGCTATGATATGGACAACGTTTTCGTTGCGGACAGTCTTAACGAGGCTCTCGCCCACGTAAACGCATATCAGACCGACAAGAAGAAGATAGTCCTTCTTGAAAACGACCTGCCCGATAATTATTAA
- a CDS encoding acyl-CoA dehydratase activase yields MSNKYSLGIDVGSTTVKTVITDADGEIIYSKYQRHLSKVKETVTDQLKIIQADYPGEEFTVCITGSAGLGLANSANIPFVQEVHAAFLAVKQKQPDADAVIELGGEDAKIIFLTGGVEQRMNGTCAGGTGAFIDQMATLLGITADELDELSLHAQKVYPIASRCGVFAKSDIQPLLNQGARREDVAASIFQAVVDQTVSGLAQGRTIEGKVLFLGGPLFFLKGLKKAFAKTLGLDEKHAVFPPEAPVFVAYGCAIYAATAKGSFRIDDIIEKIQNAKASDDIVTGEPLFRSHSEYDKFIERHKKFDLGYADIRTYKGDAYLGIDAGSTTTKLVLITEDGRMLYNHYSSNQGQPLDKIADQVKRIYSAMNPEITIKGSAVTGYGEDLIKAGLSIDHGIVETVAHFKAAAYFCPDVDFIIDIGGQDIKCFKIKNQTIDSIMLNEACSSGCGSFIQTFAMALGYDIAEFSQLGLFAEHPVDLGSRCTVFMNSSVKQAQKDGATVEDISAGLSSSIIKNAIYKVIRANSPDDLGKNIVVQGGTFLNDAVLRSFEKELGRNVIRPAISGLMGAFGCALYAKERAGSEPSKLISAEELEHFTYESRSANCGGCTAHCQLNIINFGKGRRFISGNRCEKGGGIANRNTVPNLYEFKYDSILNTVKTHQPKRYRATVGLPLALGFYEQLPFWHMLFTTLGFRTIISDESSRDMYYLGQHTIPSDTVCYPAKLTHGHIENLLDKGADFIFYPCMSYNIDEGNSDNHFNCPVVAYYPELLLANNPRLNSNNFIHPYMDLNIKKNVIKVLGHALRKYNIKGRIPEAVDRAYEALETYRNTVTRKAFEIIEQARAEKRKIIVIAGRPYHIDKEINHGIHKLVSSLGMAVITEDSIAGLASTPKLGVLNQWTYHSRLYRAAKYVTTQPDMQLIQLVSFGCGIDAVTGDEVRHILESRGKLYTQLKIDEINNLGAARIRLRSLVAAMEQAEQKPAKKPVVQPV; encoded by the coding sequence ATGTCAAATAAATATTCTCTCGGCATAGATGTGGGCTCTACCACGGTAAAAACAGTAATTACAGACGCTGACGGCGAGATAATCTACTCCAAATACCAGCGCCACCTTTCAAAGGTCAAGGAGACCGTTACAGACCAGCTTAAAATAATACAGGCTGACTATCCCGGTGAGGAATTCACCGTTTGCATCACGGGCTCTGCAGGTCTCGGACTTGCAAATTCCGCCAATATCCCCTTTGTACAGGAAGTCCACGCGGCTTTTCTCGCTGTAAAGCAGAAGCAGCCCGACGCTGACGCAGTTATCGAGCTGGGCGGCGAGGACGCTAAGATAATCTTCCTCACAGGCGGCGTTGAGCAGCGTATGAACGGCACCTGCGCAGGCGGTACGGGAGCTTTCATCGACCAGATGGCAACTCTCCTCGGCATCACCGCCGACGAGCTGGACGAGCTGTCTCTCCACGCACAGAAGGTCTACCCCATAGCTTCACGCTGCGGAGTTTTCGCTAAATCCGATATACAGCCCCTGCTCAATCAGGGCGCAAGACGTGAGGACGTTGCCGCAAGTATTTTCCAGGCAGTTGTTGACCAGACCGTTTCGGGACTTGCTCAGGGACGTACTATCGAGGGAAAGGTGCTTTTTCTCGGCGGACCTCTCTTCTTCCTGAAAGGACTGAAAAAGGCTTTCGCAAAGACTCTCGGACTTGACGAAAAGCATGCGGTATTCCCGCCCGAGGCTCCTGTTTTCGTGGCTTACGGCTGCGCAATATACGCGGCAACCGCCAAGGGCTCATTCAGAATAGACGACATTATCGAAAAGATACAGAACGCCAAGGCTTCCGACGACATCGTTACAGGCGAGCCCCTGTTCCGCTCACACTCGGAGTACGACAAGTTCATCGAGCGTCACAAGAAGTTCGACCTCGGATACGCCGATATCCGTACATACAAGGGCGACGCATACCTCGGCATCGACGCAGGCTCTACCACCACGAAGCTTGTGCTCATAACCGAGGACGGACGCATGCTCTACAATCACTACTCCTCAAATCAGGGACAGCCCCTTGACAAGATAGCCGATCAGGTAAAGCGCATCTACTCCGCCATGAACCCCGAGATAACCATAAAGGGCTCGGCGGTAACAGGCTACGGTGAGGACCTTATCAAGGCAGGTCTTTCCATAGACCACGGCATAGTTGAGACCGTTGCCCACTTCAAGGCTGCGGCTTACTTCTGCCCCGACGTTGACTTCATCATCGACATCGGCGGTCAGGACATTAAGTGCTTCAAGATAAAGAATCAGACCATAGACAGCATCATGCTCAACGAGGCATGTTCATCGGGCTGCGGCTCATTCATACAGACATTCGCAATGGCTCTTGGCTATGATATCGCGGAGTTCTCTCAGCTGGGACTTTTCGCCGAGCACCCCGTTGACCTCGGTTCAAGATGTACCGTATTCATGAACAGCTCCGTAAAGCAGGCTCAGAAGGACGGCGCTACCGTGGAGGATATTTCCGCAGGTCTGTCCTCGTCCATCATCAAGAACGCTATATATAAAGTTATACGTGCAAATTCTCCCGACGACCTTGGCAAGAACATCGTCGTACAGGGCGGCACATTCCTCAATGACGCTGTTCTCCGCTCATTCGAGAAGGAGCTTGGCAGAAACGTTATCCGTCCCGCTATTTCGGGACTTATGGGAGCTTTCGGCTGCGCACTCTACGCAAAGGAGAGAGCAGGCAGCGAGCCATCAAAGCTCATTTCCGCTGAGGAGCTCGAGCACTTCACCTATGAATCACGCTCTGCTAACTGCGGCGGCTGTACCGCACACTGTCAGCTGAACATCATCAACTTCGGCAAGGGCAGGCGCTTCATATCGGGCAATCGCTGCGAAAAGGGCGGCGGAATTGCCAACAGGAACACCGTTCCCAATCTCTACGAATTCAAGTACGACAGCATACTCAACACTGTCAAGACCCACCAGCCCAAGCGCTACCGCGCTACTGTGGGACTTCCCCTTGCACTGGGCTTCTATGAGCAGCTCCCGTTCTGGCATATGCTGTTCACAACCCTCGGTTTCAGGACAATTATTTCCGACGAGAGCTCCCGTGATATGTACTATCTCGGTCAGCACACTATCCCCTCGGATACGGTATGCTACCCTGCAAAGCTCACCCACGGACACATCGAGAATCTTCTCGACAAGGGCGCGGACTTCATATTCTATCCCTGCATGAGCTACAATATCGACGAGGGCAACAGCGACAACCACTTCAACTGTCCTGTTGTAGCCTATTATCCCGAGCTGCTCCTTGCAAACAATCCCCGCCTCAACAGCAATAACTTCATACACCCCTACATGGACCTCAATATCAAAAAGAACGTCATAAAGGTGCTGGGACACGCTCTCAGGAAGTACAACATAAAGGGCAGGATACCCGAGGCCGTGGACAGGGCTTACGAGGCTCTGGAGACCTACCGCAACACCGTTACACGCAAGGCTTTCGAGATAATCGAGCAGGCAAGAGCCGAAAAGCGCAAGATAATCGTTATCGCAGGCAGACCCTACCACATCGACAAGGAGATAAACCACGGCATACACAAGCTGGTGTCAAGTCTGGGTATGGCTGTCATCACTGAGGACAGCATCGCAGGTCTTGCAAGCACTCCAAAGCTGGGCGTCCTCAATCAGTGGACCTACCATTCGAGGCTTTACCGTGCGGCTAAGTACGTAACAACTCAGCCCGATATGCAGCTCATACAGCTGGTATCCTTCGGCTGCGGAATCGACGCCGTTACAGGCGACGAGGTGAGACATATCCTCGAAAGCCGCGGAAAGCTCTACACTCAGCTGAAAATAGATGAGATAAATAATCTTGGCGCCGCAAGGATAAGACTGAGAAGCCTTGTTGCCGCTATGGAACAGGCTGAGCAGAAGCCTGCAAAAAAGCCTGTGGTTCAGCCCGTGTGA